One Thalassotalea hakodatensis DNA segment encodes these proteins:
- a CDS encoding flavodoxin family protein — protein MKAVIIVATSRDNGNTVKCANALALSFPADIINLSHYQFSYYDYQNKNKDDDFLKLAEQICQYDLIIYASPIYWYAMSAQMKVFFDRLTDLVTIEKLLGRALKNKRNALISTGAEKVAPSCFVEPFALTADYFDMRFIGNYYLPVIQQEISEQHFEQYIVETTQALKQY, from the coding sequence ATGAAAGCGGTTATTATTGTGGCAACGTCGCGAGATAATGGCAATACCGTTAAGTGTGCTAATGCGTTAGCATTATCATTCCCTGCTGATATTATTAATTTGTCTCACTATCAATTTTCGTATTATGACTATCAAAACAAAAATAAAGATGATGACTTTCTCAAATTAGCTGAACAAATATGTCAGTATGATCTCATTATTTATGCGAGTCCTATCTACTGGTATGCGATGTCAGCGCAAATGAAAGTATTTTTTGATCGATTAACTGACTTGGTCACCATTGAAAAACTGCTGGGTAGAGCGTTAAAAAATAAACGAAACGCCCTCATTTCAACAGGGGCGGAAAAAGTAGCACCATCTTGCTTTGTGGAACCATTTGCACTAACAGCAGATTACTTTGACATGAGATTTATCGGGAATTATTACTTACCTGTAATACAGCAAGAGATATCAGAGCAGCATTTCGAACAATATATTGTCGAAACAACGCAGGCGTTAAAACAGTATTAA
- a CDS encoding VOC family protein: MLHLEHINLVVKSIPETLKFYQAAFPHWRIRGRDTQIWYGNARQWLHFGDDYQYLTFNDGGTGANRDLQGNSVGLAHFAFVTQNLEALIDRLKAAGFERTKSGEVLPQRKNTYFVDPNGFEVEFVEYLSDIPQERNTYQESTHCSQGVTI; this comes from the coding sequence ATGCTACATTTAGAACATATTAATTTAGTAGTAAAAAGTATTCCTGAAACGCTGAAATTTTACCAAGCTGCGTTTCCACACTGGCGCATACGTGGGCGTGATACGCAAATTTGGTATGGCAACGCGAGGCAATGGTTGCATTTTGGCGATGACTACCAATATTTAACGTTTAATGACGGCGGTACAGGGGCCAATCGGGATTTACAGGGGAATAGCGTGGGTTTAGCTCATTTTGCTTTTGTTACTCAAAACCTGGAAGCATTAATTGATCGTCTTAAAGCCGCTGGGTTTGAACGAACAAAAAGTGGTGAAGTATTACCGCAGCGAAAAAATACGTATTTTGTTGATCCTAATGGTTTTGAAGTTGAATTTGTTGAATACCTGAGCGATATTCCTCAAGAAAGAAATACATACCAAGAATCAACGCATTGCAGTCAGGGGGTTACAATATGA
- the soxR gene encoding redox-sensitive transcriptional activator SoxR has translation MQEANLSVGRVAKRAGVKVSTLHFYEAKGLIKSWRNNGNQRRYKPDVLRRISVIKAAQKMGISLEEIKQAFAALPKNRTPNTQDWQQLASQWQQTLNERITYMERLRDYLSGCIGCGCLSMNSCPLYNPEDTLGDAGSGPVILDKK, from the coding sequence ATGCAAGAAGCAAATTTATCGGTAGGGCGTGTAGCCAAACGAGCGGGTGTTAAGGTATCCACCTTACATTTTTACGAAGCTAAAGGGTTGATAAAAAGTTGGCGAAACAATGGTAACCAACGACGTTATAAACCTGACGTATTAAGACGAATTTCAGTGATCAAAGCGGCACAAAAAATGGGAATTAGTTTAGAGGAAATAAAGCAAGCCTTTGCTGCGTTGCCAAAAAACCGTACGCCTAACACTCAAGATTGGCAACAATTAGCTAGCCAATGGCAGCAAACCTTAAATGAGAGAATTACTTACATGGAAAGGTTGCGAGATTATTTGAGCGGCTGTATTGGTTGTGGGTGTTTATCAATGAACAGCTGCCCGCTTTATAACCCCGAAGACACCTTAGGCGACGCAGGCTCTGGCCCGGTTATTTTAGATAAAAAATAA
- the prsT gene encoding XrtA/PEP-CTERM system TPR-repeat protein PrsT yields MRSPYILLSALFLWLFLGTDKAQGSDSNYEAAEKSYQTHQYNNAEIYLKNLLLENKEHMAAKLLLIKVYLAQGKGHLAETELKDAQRMGLNNAELTLMYAKAYTLQGQYNKSLQVLETLENSVDVSEKFYVEQGLAQIGLGHHKIARKTFKQALSKNPGNLYAKLGLAQVNLIEHNAARAVSLLDDVLSSYFPPLKAYVMKANILYQQGKLDQALSFVNKALAEYSQDLSSLFLRASIFVELHNFVAADEDLEQILNQVANEPRALFLKAIVVAQQQKTSTANNVLNNISQILENLDDKALEQFPSYYYLAGYTAFLQGNLAVAKGYLQQFLMVDEMSYRALRLSASIDFGLGNYMTALSTLKKANLEYPEDAAIHSLLGTTYLILENKEKALFYFKQAKSLASNTPLFDVQIAKALIVNEQPQQAEELLNIAINEQYKDAESIAILEPVLFESLVAQHKFEQALIISNKIVEKKPTAEALYQHGLIHLALNHRDEALRFVEQSLAKEPTLIPAITTKAEILFHSGATDKAISFTTQQLQKNTNAELAFVLAKFYRQLNDLQQSREKLLQAYQLAPENYQITKHYISLLVEQKQLDKAVDVAKAFLKVQQKEIAMYLLLADLYLGLEQKVEALQVIKTGIRLPISSADKATLHLKIATIYALSFNVKDAINEYQKAIAWHSDKSTVLALARYFRTLGRIDDSIKVIKRYQETIEHNEITLLYGQNLLSQQKLSLAMAQFNQVEALYPEAQVGKIHVLLAQGKKEQAQTYLKSRLALHSEHPLLMMTQAELFIKELNWTQALITYETIMPNYPDHTVYNNAAYSAYQLGDYVKAKRYAEQSLALNPKQTDTLDTLGLVLHAMSEYQAALPYYRKALVIDKNRPDIKFHLAQALVSLERNREAMNILAEVVNGQQTFLQKPEAKTLLEALIKNNR; encoded by the coding sequence ATGCGCTCTCCTTATATTCTTTTGTCAGCTTTATTTTTGTGGCTTTTTTTGGGTACAGATAAAGCTCAAGGTTCTGACTCAAACTATGAAGCGGCTGAAAAGTCTTATCAAACACATCAATACAACAATGCTGAAATTTACCTTAAAAACTTGCTGCTCGAAAACAAAGAACATATGGCGGCTAAGCTTTTATTGATAAAAGTGTATTTAGCGCAAGGTAAAGGTCATTTAGCCGAGACTGAATTAAAAGATGCTCAACGTATGGGTCTAAATAACGCTGAACTAACATTGATGTATGCCAAGGCATATACTCTTCAAGGCCAATATAATAAGAGCTTACAAGTGTTGGAAACTCTTGAAAATAGTGTTGATGTTTCTGAGAAATTTTATGTTGAGCAAGGTCTCGCTCAAATTGGCTTAGGACATCATAAAATCGCTAGAAAAACCTTCAAACAAGCACTTTCTAAAAACCCAGGTAATTTGTACGCTAAGCTTGGTTTAGCGCAGGTCAACTTGATTGAGCATAATGCTGCTAGAGCGGTTAGCTTGCTTGACGATGTGTTATCAAGTTATTTTCCGCCGTTAAAGGCTTATGTAATGAAGGCGAATATACTTTATCAACAAGGTAAATTGGATCAGGCATTGTCGTTTGTTAATAAAGCATTAGCTGAATATTCTCAGGATTTGTCTAGTTTATTTTTGCGTGCAAGTATTTTTGTAGAACTGCACAATTTTGTGGCTGCTGATGAAGATTTAGAACAGATCCTTAATCAAGTTGCTAATGAACCTAGAGCATTATTTCTAAAGGCGATTGTTGTTGCTCAGCAGCAGAAGACCAGTACTGCTAATAATGTTTTAAATAATATTTCACAAATTCTGGAGAATTTAGACGATAAAGCCTTAGAACAGTTTCCTAGTTACTATTATTTAGCGGGTTATACAGCATTTTTACAAGGCAATTTAGCGGTAGCTAAAGGTTATCTACAACAGTTTTTGATGGTGGATGAAATGAGTTACCGTGCTTTAAGGCTAAGTGCTTCGATAGATTTTGGTCTTGGTAATTACATGACAGCGCTTAGTACACTAAAAAAAGCAAATCTTGAATACCCTGAAGACGCCGCTATTCATTCTTTATTAGGTACAACATACCTTATTTTAGAAAACAAAGAAAAAGCACTTTTTTATTTTAAGCAAGCAAAATCATTAGCCAGCAATACCCCGCTTTTTGATGTGCAAATCGCAAAGGCTTTAATTGTAAATGAGCAACCTCAACAAGCTGAAGAATTACTTAATATTGCGATAAATGAACAATATAAAGATGCGGAAAGTATCGCGATTCTTGAACCTGTTTTGTTTGAATCGTTAGTAGCTCAACATAAGTTTGAACAAGCATTAATTATTTCCAATAAAATAGTGGAGAAAAAACCTACAGCAGAAGCTTTATATCAACACGGGTTAATTCATCTTGCATTAAATCATAGAGATGAAGCGTTAAGATTTGTTGAACAGTCGCTTGCTAAAGAACCAACGCTCATTCCTGCTATAACCACTAAAGCTGAAATCTTATTTCATAGTGGTGCGACTGATAAAGCAATTAGCTTTACAACGCAGCAATTACAAAAAAATACGAATGCAGAACTCGCTTTTGTACTTGCTAAGTTCTACCGACAACTTAATGACTTGCAACAAAGCAGAGAGAAACTACTACAGGCGTACCAACTAGCACCAGAGAACTATCAGATCACAAAACATTATATTTCTCTTTTAGTTGAACAAAAACAACTTGATAAAGCAGTAGATGTGGCAAAAGCGTTTTTGAAAGTTCAGCAAAAAGAAATAGCAATGTATTTATTATTGGCTGATCTTTACTTAGGGTTAGAGCAAAAAGTAGAGGCATTACAGGTAATAAAGACTGGTATAAGACTACCGATAAGCTCTGCTGATAAAGCAACACTACATCTTAAAATTGCGACAATTTACGCGTTATCTTTTAATGTGAAAGACGCCATTAATGAATATCAAAAAGCAATAGCATGGCATTCTGATAAGTCAACGGTGCTAGCGTTAGCACGATATTTTCGCACACTGGGTAGGATTGATGATTCAATTAAGGTGATCAAAAGGTACCAAGAAACAATTGAACATAACGAAATTACGTTGCTTTATGGTCAAAACTTATTAAGTCAACAAAAGTTATCTTTAGCAATGGCGCAATTTAACCAAGTTGAAGCGCTATACCCAGAAGCTCAAGTAGGCAAAATACATGTATTGCTGGCTCAAGGAAAAAAGGAGCAAGCACAAACCTATTTAAAGAGTCGTTTAGCGCTGCATTCTGAACATCCATTATTAATGATGACCCAAGCAGAGCTATTTATTAAAGAGCTTAATTGGACGCAAGCTTTAATAACATACGAAACGATTATGCCAAATTATCCTGACCATACGGTTTATAATAATGCGGCATATTCAGCATACCAACTTGGTGATTACGTAAAAGCGAAACGGTATGCTGAGCAATCTTTAGCGTTAAATCCAAAGCAAACAGACACATTAGATACCTTAGGACTTGTTCTGCATGCTATGTCTGAATATCAAGCAGCGCTCCCGTATTATCGAAAAGCGTTAGTGATCGATAAAAACAGGCCAGATATTAAATTTCATTTAGCGCAAGCCTTAGTTTCATTAGAGAGGAATAGAGAAGCTATGAACATATTAGCTGAAGTGGTGAATGGCCAACAAACCTTTTTGCAAAAACCTGAAGCCAAAACACTGTTAGAAGCGTTGATTAAAAATAATCGTTAA
- a CDS encoding PEP-CTERM sorting domain-containing protein (PEP-CTERM proteins occur, often in large numbers, in the proteomes of bacteria that also encode an exosortase, a predicted intramembrane cysteine proteinase. The presence of a PEP-CTERM domain at a protein's C-terminus predicts cleavage within the sorting domain, followed by covalent anchoring to some some component of the (usually Gram-negative) cell surface. Many PEP-CTERM proteins exhibit an unusual sequence composition that includes large numbers of potential glycosylation sites. Expression of one such protein has been shown restore the ability of a bacterium to form floc, a type of biofilm.), with protein sequence MNVLKIVGASLLIALFSSSSAVAGLTTVATFIDAKNDCKGFFDNTSSIGISNTSGNGFGNCQIYSQDENGVKHNMAWVLAKFDGESRDFEEGNKFKSDTRRANWNFQNRPRKRKPGNGSSGTWNFDNDKVDIFYWLAKAGTGFNLFWTVDDSTINSGICTPFNGTNASVFSTNLNLDCMSAAVAVNEGVYLTPSEKGLSHLTFFGNTSTVPVVVQVSEPGILLIFSLGITGLFFARRQRK encoded by the coding sequence ATGAATGTTTTAAAAATTGTCGGCGCCTCCTTATTGATCGCATTATTCTCTTCTTCTAGTGCAGTAGCAGGATTAACCACGGTTGCCACCTTTATTGATGCAAAAAATGACTGTAAAGGTTTTTTTGATAACACTTCAAGTATTGGCATTAGTAATACAAGCGGCAATGGCTTTGGTAATTGCCAAATTTATTCGCAAGACGAAAATGGTGTAAAGCACAACATGGCTTGGGTTTTAGCCAAATTCGATGGTGAAAGTCGAGATTTTGAGGAAGGAAATAAATTTAAATCTGATACTCGAAGAGCGAACTGGAACTTCCAAAACAGGCCTCGCAAACGTAAACCTGGAAATGGCTCAAGCGGTACTTGGAATTTTGATAACGATAAAGTCGATATATTTTATTGGCTAGCAAAAGCAGGTACAGGTTTTAACCTTTTTTGGACTGTTGACGACAGCACTATTAATTCTGGAATATGTACCCCTTTTAATGGCACAAATGCTTCGGTATTTTCAACAAATCTCAATTTAGATTGTATGAGTGCTGCTGTAGCTGTTAACGAAGGTGTTTATTTAACGCCAAGTGAAAAAGGGTTATCACACCTCACTTTCTTTGGAAACACTTCCACGGTACCTGTGGTAGTACAAGTTTCAGAGCCCGGTATACTGCTAATATTTAGTTTAGGAATTACAGGGTTATTTTTTGCTCGAAGACAGCGAAAATAA
- a CDS encoding sodium:solute symporter family protein: MDELKLYTWIAVGGTFGLYFLIAWWARAGSTSEFYAAGGGITPLQNGMAIGADWMSAASFISMAGLIAFLGYGGSVFLMGWTGGYVLLALCLAPYMRKHGKFTVPEFIGDRFYSRTARIVAVVCLIIASLTYIIGQMKGVGVAFSRFLEVEYDTGLYIGMFVVFVYTTLGGMKGITYTQIAQYVVLITAYTIPAIFISLQLTGNPIPQLGLGSTLSDGSGVYLLDKLDMVVTDLGFKEYTTANMSGYTEMIAYTLSLMIGTAGLPHVIMRFFTVPSVKAARQSAGYALVFIALLYTVAPAVGAMARFNLMNTIEPAAGQNLEYAERPQWFKDWEKTGLLKFEDKNGDGKVQYTADKTTNEMVKVDQDIMVLANPAIANLPNWVIALVAAGGLAAALSTAAGLLLAISSAISHDLMKGVLVPDMSEKNELLASRIVMTLSIIVAGYLGLNPPGFAAGTVALAFGLAASSIFPALMMGIFSKKMNSKAAIAGMCAGIGVTMLYVFQHKGIMFYAPSAFLGDMEPNWFFGISPNAFGSVGALVNFTVAFIVLKATGPAPQEIQDLVTNFRTPHGGISAAHDH; the protein is encoded by the coding sequence ATGGATGAGTTAAAACTCTATACATGGATCGCAGTAGGTGGCACCTTCGGTTTATATTTTTTAATTGCTTGGTGGGCTCGAGCAGGTTCTACGAGTGAATTTTACGCAGCAGGCGGCGGTATTACGCCACTACAAAACGGTATGGCAATTGGTGCTGACTGGATGAGTGCTGCATCGTTCATCTCTATGGCTGGCTTAATTGCCTTTTTAGGTTACGGTGGTTCGGTATTTCTTATGGGCTGGACGGGTGGTTACGTATTACTAGCGCTGTGTTTAGCGCCGTATATGCGTAAACATGGTAAATTTACCGTACCAGAGTTTATTGGTGATAGGTTTTATTCACGTACAGCGCGTATTGTAGCGGTAGTTTGTTTGATCATAGCTTCTTTAACTTACATAATCGGCCAAATGAAAGGTGTTGGTGTAGCGTTCTCTCGCTTTTTAGAAGTAGAATATGACACTGGCCTATACATTGGTATGTTTGTGGTATTTGTTTACACCACTTTAGGTGGTATGAAAGGCATTACTTATACGCAGATCGCCCAATACGTGGTGTTGATCACCGCATATACCATTCCAGCAATCTTCATCTCATTACAATTAACGGGTAATCCAATTCCACAACTCGGCTTAGGCTCAACCTTATCAGATGGCAGTGGCGTTTACTTGCTCGATAAGTTGGATATGGTGGTCACTGACCTAGGATTTAAAGAGTATACAACGGCCAATATGAGCGGTTACACAGAAATGATTGCTTATACCTTGTCGTTAATGATTGGCACGGCAGGCTTACCACACGTAATTATGCGTTTCTTTACGGTACCTTCAGTAAAAGCGGCACGTCAGTCAGCAGGTTATGCACTTGTATTTATCGCGTTACTTTACACAGTTGCGCCGGCAGTTGGCGCAATGGCACGTTTTAACTTAATGAATACTATTGAGCCCGCAGCAGGACAAAATCTTGAATATGCTGAGCGCCCTCAATGGTTTAAAGATTGGGAAAAAACCGGTCTATTGAAGTTTGAAGATAAGAATGGCGACGGTAAAGTGCAATATACGGCAGACAAAACAACCAATGAAATGGTAAAAGTTGACCAAGACATTATGGTTTTGGCTAACCCTGCTATTGCAAACTTACCTAATTGGGTGATTGCACTTGTTGCTGCCGGTGGTTTAGCGGCGGCACTGTCTACCGCCGCTGGTTTGTTATTGGCAATATCGTCGGCGATATCTCATGACTTGATGAAAGGGGTGCTCGTGCCTGACATGTCAGAGAAAAATGAGCTGTTAGCAAGCCGAATAGTGATGACCTTGTCCATAATAGTGGCCGGTTATCTCGGGTTGAATCCACCTGGATTTGCCGCGGGAACGGTGGCGTTAGCCTTTGGTTTGGCGGCATCAAGTATTTTCCCAGCGCTAATGATGGGTATTTTCTCTAAGAAAATGAACAGTAAAGCAGCGATAGCTGGCATGTGTGCGGGTATCGGTGTCACTATGCTTTATGTATTCCAGCACAAAGGTATTATGTTTTATGCTCCAAGTGCTTTCTTAGGAGACATGGAACCAAACTGGTTCTTCGGTATTTCACCTAATGCTTTTGGTTCTGTAGGTGCATTAGTTAACTTTACCGTGGCGTTTATCGTGCTTAAAGCGACAGGTCCAGCACCACAAGAAATTCAAGACTTGGTTACCAACTTCCGTACGCCGCATGGTGGTATTTCGGCAGCTCATGACCATTAA
- a CDS encoding DUF4212 domain-containing protein produces the protein MEDKNSYWAENLRLIFICLAIWFVVSFGFGLILVEPLNTIRLGGYKLGFWFAQQGSIYTFVGLIFWYGKKMNDLDKKYNVEDA, from the coding sequence ATGGAAGACAAAAATTCATATTGGGCAGAAAATCTGCGCCTGATTTTTATCTGTCTTGCTATCTGGTTCGTGGTGTCATTCGGATTCGGCTTAATATTGGTTGAGCCATTGAATACCATTCGTCTAGGTGGTTACAAACTGGGTTTCTGGTTTGCACAACAAGGCTCTATCTATACCTTCGTTGGTCTCATTTTCTGGTACGGTAAGAAAATGAACGACCTTGATAAAAAATATAATGTGGAGGACGCGTAA
- a CDS encoding putative nucleotidyltransferase substrate binding domain-containing protein produces MDNEIAEVRDFIQAIPPFDQLPLNKIQSLISAIRICYIKQKQTLPPSQCEQNSLFIIRKGALAYFDKNNELTGKYCEGDICTAFCQTKNSKDITVKTEEDTLAYCIQYQTLQEIIRQYPAVINFFQDSSAQRLKSKMSQLNEDAILTSSLMNTDISQFYHSPVATITENTSIQQAAIEMTTLGFSCLVVTSNDTDRVPVGIVTDKDLRQRCIAKGLNFSLPVSEVMTKNMLTINEGSRAYDALMLMTAKRIHHLPVLQHHKLVAMVTITDLMNHESQNAVNLTHLIRKASSLEELTQISKLLPKLQIKMAKLGTTADHVGKSISAITSAFTIRLIELAEQQLGKAPVSFAWLAAGSQAREEQFAHSDQDNALIISNDMKPEHDQWFLALATFVSDGLATCGFIYCPGDIMATNQQWRQTQKVWHEYFNNWVNTPSPQALLNSSVFFDLTTVHGNEELLNEVRTQLLTKTKKSTLFLAHLSKNALLNRPPLGFFRDFVLIKDGENKRVLDLKHNGIAPIVDLARIYALSQGITATNTIERLKQTAGTPALTKSSAANLIDAFEFLSLLRMEHQAKKLAANCQADNFLAPKDISKLEREHLKDAFKVIKTLQDARQSSY; encoded by the coding sequence ATGGATAATGAAATAGCCGAAGTTCGTGACTTTATTCAAGCCATTCCTCCTTTTGATCAACTACCATTAAACAAAATTCAATCATTAATAAGCGCTATTCGAATTTGTTACATCAAACAGAAGCAAACACTTCCACCAAGCCAGTGTGAGCAAAATTCACTGTTCATTATTCGCAAAGGTGCTCTTGCATATTTCGATAAAAATAATGAATTAACTGGAAAATATTGTGAAGGCGATATATGCACTGCTTTTTGCCAAACAAAAAATAGCAAAGACATAACAGTAAAAACCGAAGAAGATACGCTTGCGTACTGTATTCAATATCAAACATTGCAAGAAATTATTCGCCAATACCCTGCGGTGATTAATTTTTTTCAAGATAGCTCGGCACAAAGATTAAAGAGTAAGATGTCACAACTCAATGAGGATGCTATTTTAACATCATCGTTAATGAACACTGATATCAGCCAGTTTTACCACAGCCCGGTAGCCACTATTACGGAAAACACATCAATTCAACAAGCGGCAATTGAAATGACTACGTTAGGTTTTTCATGTTTGGTTGTTACTTCCAACGATACTGATCGCGTGCCAGTTGGTATAGTGACCGATAAAGATTTACGACAACGATGTATTGCTAAAGGGTTAAATTTTTCATTGCCTGTTAGTGAAGTAATGACCAAAAACATGTTGACGATTAATGAAGGAAGTCGCGCTTATGATGCGCTTATGTTGATGACGGCTAAACGCATTCATCATTTACCCGTTTTACAACATCATAAACTCGTAGCCATGGTGACTATTACAGACTTAATGAACCATGAAAGTCAAAATGCCGTTAACTTAACTCACCTTATTCGTAAAGCAAGTTCATTAGAAGAATTAACACAAATTAGTAAATTGTTACCTAAGCTACAAATTAAAATGGCCAAGCTAGGCACCACAGCAGATCATGTAGGAAAAAGCATCAGCGCGATCACATCAGCTTTTACCATAAGGTTAATAGAGCTGGCTGAGCAGCAACTAGGTAAAGCTCCTGTCAGCTTTGCTTGGTTAGCAGCAGGTTCACAAGCTCGAGAAGAGCAATTTGCCCATTCCGATCAAGACAATGCATTAATTATCAGTAATGACATGAAACCAGAACACGACCAGTGGTTTTTAGCTTTAGCCACGTTTGTTTCTGATGGACTAGCTACTTGTGGCTTTATTTATTGCCCAGGCGACATTATGGCGACCAATCAGCAATGGCGTCAAACTCAAAAAGTTTGGCATGAATATTTCAATAATTGGGTGAATACTCCTAGCCCTCAAGCGCTACTAAATAGTAGTGTTTTTTTCGATTTAACCACGGTTCACGGCAATGAAGAATTATTAAACGAGGTAAGAACACAGCTGTTAACTAAAACGAAAAAAAGCACACTTTTTCTCGCGCATTTATCAAAAAATGCACTGTTAAATAGACCACCATTAGGATTTTTTAGGGACTTTGTATTAATAAAAGACGGAGAAAACAAACGCGTACTAGATTTAAAACACAATGGTATCGCTCCAATTGTTGATTTGGCGCGAATTTACGCATTAAGCCAAGGTATTACGGCAACCAATACCATTGAACGCCTTAAACAAACGGCTGGCACACCTGCCTTAACGAAATCTTCTGCAGCGAATTTAATCGACGCTTTTGAGTTTTTGTCATTATTACGAATGGAGCATCAAGCTAAAAAGCTGGCAGCTAACTGTCAAGCTGACAATTTTTTAGCGCCAAAAGATATCTCAAAATTAGAGCGAGAGCATTTAAAAGACGCTTTTAAAGTGATTAAAACATTGCAAGACGCTAGACAGTCGAGTTATTAA
- a CDS encoding exonuclease domain-containing protein has protein sequence MWRHQFLFNWYFGLEIARKKAFLSAPAGPLKDYLSVPFPALDTPVNALNVIALDFETTGLNAVKDKLLSVGHVEINQQQILLGSSYHQIINTQRELVADNVVIHQITDQQQQQGKPLAQVIEQLLSTIAGKPLLVHYARIEKQFLQQACLALYGMAPPLPIIDTLLLAKRRLDKRDVAYDPSELRLSALRKHYHLPHYQAHNALSDAIATAELFLAESQHHYAHATLKDVLS, from the coding sequence ATGTGGCGTCATCAGTTTTTATTCAATTGGTATTTTGGTTTAGAGATAGCACGGAAAAAAGCCTTTTTATCGGCACCCGCTGGCCCATTAAAAGACTACCTTTCAGTTCCATTTCCTGCACTAGATACACCTGTAAATGCGCTCAACGTAATTGCGCTTGATTTTGAAACCACAGGCCTTAATGCAGTAAAAGACAAACTATTAAGTGTTGGACATGTAGAAATCAATCAACAACAAATTTTGCTCGGTAGCAGTTACCACCAAATTATCAACACGCAGCGTGAATTAGTCGCTGACAATGTAGTGATCCATCAAATAACCGATCAACAACAACAACAGGGGAAGCCTTTAGCACAGGTCATTGAGCAACTGTTAAGTACCATTGCTGGCAAACCACTGTTAGTACACTATGCTCGCATCGAAAAACAATTTTTACAACAAGCCTGCCTGGCGCTTTATGGTATGGCTCCTCCTTTGCCAATTATAGATACATTATTATTAGCCAAAAGGCGCTTAGATAAACGCGATGTAGCATACGACCCATCAGAACTCAGATTAAGTGCGCTACGAAAACACTACCATTTACCTCACTATCAAGCACACAATGCTCTAAGTGATGCCATAGCCACAGCAGAACTATTTTTAGCTGAAAGCCAACATCATTATGCTCACGCTACACTTAAAGATGTATTGAGCTAG